From Euzebya sp., a single genomic window includes:
- a CDS encoding MSMEG_6728 family protein: MQTFVPLPDFAGSAAVLDDRRLGKQRVEALQILRALHLDGYGWAAHPAVTMWQGHTPALVAYGMAVVEEWTGRGHADTTGPLIAEFVHPHRPGAQRDLAAAGALPPWWGRDDVHRSHRAALRRKDPARYATAFPDAPADLDYVWPDPPAPRPAPGPVAGWVVRGHAGPDRISLPAQPGEGQAALDGAGRTTKRLRGVRRLARALGPGDVVAVPETADVLRVGVLTGGYRRVVARHVRDVRWVTTLRRADLRAPATLQDSQAVFPLRDEPEVAAVGER; the protein is encoded by the coding sequence GTGCAGACGTTCGTCCCGCTCCCCGACTTCGCCGGCTCGGCCGCCGTCCTCGACGACCGCCGGCTCGGCAAGCAGCGCGTCGAGGCCCTGCAGATCCTCCGCGCCCTCCACCTCGACGGCTACGGCTGGGCGGCCCACCCCGCGGTGACGATGTGGCAGGGCCACACCCCGGCGTTGGTCGCCTACGGGATGGCGGTCGTCGAGGAGTGGACCGGCCGCGGCCACGCCGACACGACCGGGCCGCTGATCGCCGAGTTCGTCCACCCCCACCGGCCAGGCGCCCAGCGCGACCTCGCCGCGGCCGGGGCGCTCCCGCCGTGGTGGGGTCGGGACGACGTGCACCGCTCCCACCGCGCGGCCCTGCGTCGCAAGGACCCGGCGCGCTACGCGACGGCGTTCCCCGACGCGCCGGCGGACCTCGACTACGTCTGGCCCGACCCCCCGGCGCCCCGCCCGGCCCCCGGACCCGTCGCCGGGTGGGTGGTGCGCGGCCACGCCGGTCCCGATCGGATCAGCCTGCCCGCCCAGCCCGGCGAGGGGCAGGCGGCGCTGGACGGCGCCGGCCGCACGACCAAGCGGCTGCGGGGCGTCCGCCGCCTGGCCCGCGCACTCGGCCCCGGCGACGTCGTCGCCGTGCCCGAGACCGCGGACGTCCTGCGGGTCGGCGTCCTCACCGGCGGCTACCGGCGGGTCGTCGCCCGCCACGTCCGCGACGTCCGGTGGGTGACGACCCTCCGACGGGCTGACCTGCGCGCACCCGCCACGCTGCAGGACTCCCAGGCCGTGTTCCCGCTGCGGGACGAGCCGGAGGTGGCAGCGGTCGGCGAGCGCTGA
- a CDS encoding DoxX family protein, with translation MSGAVEALGRVALAAPFVVLGWAAAREPGGRVQLAADLGVPDPELAVRANGAAMVAGGLAIATGRMSRLAGLGLATSLVPTTLAAHRYWEMDDPAQRGANRINFYKNVGLLGAALVIAGRR, from the coding sequence GTGAGCGGGGCCGTCGAAGCGCTCGGCCGGGTCGCGCTCGCGGCGCCGTTCGTCGTGCTCGGCTGGGCGGCGGCCCGCGAGCCCGGGGGCCGGGTGCAGCTCGCCGCCGACCTCGGCGTGCCCGACCCCGAGCTCGCCGTCCGGGCGAACGGCGCGGCCATGGTGGCGGGTGGCCTCGCGATCGCGACGGGGCGCATGAGCCGGCTGGCGGGTCTCGGCCTGGCGACATCGCTGGTGCCGACCACGCTGGCCGCGCACCGCTACTGGGAGATGGACGACCCGGCCCAGCGCGGCGCCAACCGGATCAACTTCTACAAGAACGTCGGGCTGCTGGGCGCCGCCCTGGTGATCGCCGGGCGCCGCTGA
- a CDS encoding extradiol ring-cleavage dioxygenase, with the protein MATVAAVIASTHHPFYYRASTSEGADRPPFADEWVEKILAFRETLTRARPDVLVMVGSDHFHQLWLDNMPQFLVGKAPFYDANFYNEEREFGLPRMVLGGHEELSAHILRGGIDAGFDLAFSNELRIDHSITCPIITLRPEADLPIVPIYTNIFAPPLPQPWRFVDLGRQIRTLVESWPSDLRVAIIGTGHLSLELGGPRQFGPHGPDPDFDRRAVEWIATGDVTDCLANVSLDSLHAPGNATHGFMDFMLMMGVAGDGVAADHVDTLDLFHTMEAYFTWYPEGAKG; encoded by the coding sequence ATGGCCACCGTCGCAGCGGTCATCGCCTCGACCCACCACCCCTTCTACTACCGGGCGAGCACCTCGGAGGGTGCCGACCGGCCGCCGTTCGCCGACGAGTGGGTGGAGAAGATCCTCGCGTTCCGCGAGACGCTGACCCGGGCCAGACCCGACGTGCTGGTGATGGTCGGCAGCGACCACTTCCACCAGCTGTGGCTCGACAACATGCCGCAGTTCCTGGTCGGCAAGGCCCCCTTCTACGACGCGAACTTCTACAACGAGGAGCGCGAGTTCGGCCTGCCGCGGATGGTCCTGGGTGGCCACGAGGAGCTCAGCGCCCACATCCTCCGAGGGGGCATCGACGCCGGCTTCGACCTGGCCTTCAGCAACGAGCTGCGGATCGACCACTCGATCACCTGCCCGATCATCACGCTGCGGCCCGAGGCGGACCTGCCGATCGTCCCGATCTACACCAACATCTTCGCCCCGCCGCTGCCCCAGCCCTGGCGCTTCGTCGACCTCGGGCGTCAGATCCGCACCCTGGTCGAGTCCTGGCCGAGCGACCTGCGGGTGGCCATCATCGGCACCGGGCACCTGTCGCTCGAGCTCGGCGGGCCTCGCCAGTTCGGACCGCACGGCCCCGACCCGGACTTCGACCGGCGGGCCGTGGAGTGGATCGCGACCGGCGACGTCACCGACTGCCTGGCGAACGTGTCCCTCGACAGCCTCCACGCCCCCGGCAACGCCACGCACGGGTTCATGGACTTCATGCTGATGATGGGCGTCGCGGGTGATGGTGTGGCCGCGGACCACGTGGACACCCTGGACCTCTTCCACACGATGGAGGCGTACTTCACCTGGTACCCGGAGGGGGCGAAGGGATGA